The following are encoded together in the Thunnus thynnus chromosome 15, fThuThy2.1, whole genome shotgun sequence genome:
- the tfpi2 gene encoding tissue factor pathway inhibitor 2, with translation MEFCILSIIALLSSFYNVLALPPKDVCLLQVDEGPCRGEIERYHYNTITQKCEIFYYGGCQGNANNFKSYQECHKTCYKIPKIPQVCRFPKEEGPCRALFSRYFFNMTTMQCEHFYYGGCNGNSNRFQDLPSCMEYCSPRKTVPVLCLDPLDKGKCSASIPRYYYNTASKMCEEFIYSGCGGSSNNFVSRQSCMDVCVKGGKKHTTQRKMRRLRRNRNNRITFWRT, from the exons ATGGAGTTTTGCATATTATCAATAATTGCACTTCTGTCCTCGTTTTACAACGTTTTGGCGTTGCCACCTAAAG aCGTGTGTCTCCTTCAAGTCGACGAGGGACCTTGCAGAGGTGAAATAGAGCGCTATCACTACAACACTATCACCCAGAAGTGCGAGATTTTCTACTATGGAGGGTGCCAAGGAAATGCCAATAACTTCAAAAGTTACCAGGAGTGCCACAAAACATGTTACAAAATCCCAA AGATTCCCCAAGTCTGTAGGTTCCCTAAAGAGGAGGGACCCTGCCGTGCCCTCTTCAGCCGCTACTTCTTCAACATGACCACCATGCAGTGTGAGCACTTTTATTATGGTGGCTGCAATGGGAATTCAAATCGCTTCCAAGATCTCCCCTCTTGCATGGAGTACTGCAGTCCAAGAAAAA ctgttcCTGTGCTCTGCCTGGATCCTCTGGACAAGGGGAAATGTTCAGCTTCCATACCAAGATATTACTACAACACAGCCAGCAAGATGTGTGAGGAGTTCATCTACTCTGGCTGTGGAGGGAGCAGCAACAACTTTGTCTCGCGGCAGAGCTGCATGGACGTGTGTGTTAAAG GAGGGAAAAAGCACACCACCCAAAGAAAAATGCGTCGCCTgagaagaaatagaaataatCGCATCACTTTCTGGCGAACATAG
- the gngt1 gene encoding guanine nucleotide-binding protein G(T) subunit gamma-T1 translates to MPVINVEDLTDKDKAVMEVNQLKIEVKLERWLTSKCCEEIKEYIQAGEEEDILVKGIPEEKNPFKEKGGCVIC, encoded by the exons ATGCCGGTCATAAACGTAGAGGACCTGACGGACAAGGACAAGGCTGTAATGGAAGTAAACCAACTTAAAATTGAAGTGAAACTTGAGAGGTGGTTG ACATCTAAATGCTGTGAGGAGATCAAGGAATACATTCAGGccggagaggaggaggacatcCTCGTCAAAGGCATTCCAGAGGAGAAGAACCCCTTCAAGGAGAAAGGTGGCTGTGTCATTTGCTAG